The Longimicrobium sp. genome window below encodes:
- a CDS encoding amino acid adenylation domain-containing protein gives DVRLSRLELLGQAERALVLDEWNRTEAEYPADRCIHELFQAQAERTPDAVAVVHEADALTYRALNERANRLAHHLARLGVGPEVRVGICLERGVEMVVSLLAVLKAGGAYVPLDPAYSAERLAFLSADSAASVLLTQEKLRGLFAVGPGVHVVVQEEARAEVAAGSAENLASRVSPRNLAYLIYTSGSTGIPKSVAIEHESAVAMLAWAWSVYSAEELGGMLASTSITFDMSVFELFAPLTRGGRVIVVENALALPHSALADQVRLLDTVPSAAAALLKSGGIPPGVKTVNLGGEPLRAELVDALYAQGVERVYDLYGPSEDTTFSTYALRRPAGPVTIGRVLSNSRAYVADAALKPMPVGVTGELYLGGRGVTRGYLGRPGLTAERYLPDPFSVEAGGRMYRTGDRVRRKADGTLEYLGRLDHQVKVRGFRVEPGEIEAVLRGHEGVSDCVVVARAEAGEQRLVAYLVGEARAEVLRGHLRRSLPEYMVPAAFVALEQLPRTPNGKLNRGALPAPEPVSAEAGYARPRRPLEAALAEIWAEVLGCARVGVKENFFDLGGHSLQLVKVQARLRETLDRTVPIADLFRFSTVSALAEHLEGGEEGAGRGQAGAEGRRRRGRDRAAIRRARAGQGAGASVGATLKGDDS, from the coding sequence GACGTGCGGCTTTCGCGGCTGGAGCTGCTGGGCCAGGCGGAGCGGGCCCTGGTGCTGGATGAGTGGAATCGCACCGAGGCCGAGTACCCGGCGGACCGCTGCATCCACGAGCTGTTCCAGGCGCAGGCGGAGCGGACGCCCGATGCGGTCGCCGTCGTCCACGAGGCGGATGCGCTCACCTACCGGGCGCTGAACGAGCGGGCGAACCGGCTGGCGCACCATCTCGCCCGTTTGGGCGTGGGGCCCGAGGTGCGGGTCGGGATCTGCCTGGAGCGCGGCGTGGAGATGGTCGTATCCCTCCTGGCCGTGCTCAAGGCCGGGGGCGCCTACGTGCCGCTGGACCCCGCGTACTCGGCCGAGCGGCTGGCGTTCCTGTCGGCCGACTCCGCCGCCTCGGTGCTGCTCACGCAGGAAAAGCTGCGCGGCCTGTTCGCCGTCGGGCCCGGCGTCCACGTCGTGGTCCAGGAAGAGGCGCGGGCGGAGGTCGCGGCCGGGAGCGCGGAGAACCTGGCGAGCCGCGTTTCGCCCCGGAACCTGGCGTACCTGATCTACACCTCCGGATCCACCGGCATTCCCAAGAGCGTCGCCATCGAGCACGAGAGCGCCGTGGCCATGCTGGCGTGGGCGTGGAGCGTCTACTCCGCCGAGGAGCTCGGGGGGATGCTGGCGTCGACGTCCATCACCTTCGACATGTCGGTTTTCGAGCTCTTCGCGCCGCTCACCCGGGGCGGTCGCGTGATCGTGGTGGAGAACGCGCTCGCCCTGCCGCACTCGGCGCTGGCGGACCAGGTGCGGCTCCTGGACACGGTGCCCTCCGCCGCCGCGGCGCTGCTGAAGAGCGGGGGGATCCCGCCCGGGGTGAAAACGGTGAACCTGGGGGGCGAGCCGCTGCGGGCGGAGCTGGTGGATGCGCTGTACGCGCAGGGGGTGGAACGGGTCTACGACCTGTACGGCCCCTCCGAAGACACCACGTTCAGCACGTACGCGCTCCGCCGGCCGGCAGGCCCGGTGACCATCGGACGCGTGCTCTCCAACTCGCGGGCGTACGTGGCCGATGCCGCGCTGAAGCCGATGCCGGTGGGGGTGACGGGCGAGCTGTACCTGGGGGGCAGGGGGGTGACGCGCGGCTACCTGGGGCGGCCGGGGCTCACGGCCGAGCGCTACCTTCCCGACCCGTTCTCGGTCGAGGCCGGCGGGCGGATGTACCGCACGGGCGACCGCGTCCGGCGCAAGGCGGACGGAACGCTGGAGTACCTGGGGAGGCTGGACCACCAGGTGAAGGTGCGCGGCTTCCGCGTGGAGCCGGGCGAGATCGAGGCGGTGCTGCGCGGGCACGAAGGCGTTTCCGACTGCGTGGTGGTGGCACGCGCCGAGGCGGGCGAGCAGCGGCTGGTCGCGTACCTGGTGGGCGAAGCGCGGGCCGAGGTGCTGCGCGGGCACCTGCGGCGCAGCCTGCCGGAGTACATGGTGCCGGCGGCGTTCGTGGCGCTGGAGCAGCTGCCGCGCACGCCGAACGGCAAGCTGAACCGCGGGGCGCTGCCGGCGCCGGAGCCGGTGTCCGCCGAAGCGGGCTACGCGCGGCCGCGCCGGCCCCTGGAGGCGGCGCTGGCGGAAATTTGGGCCGAGGTGCTGGGGTGCGCCCGGGTGGGGGTGAAGGAGAATTTCTTCGACCTGGGCGGGCACTCCCTGCAGCTCGTGAAGGTGCAGGCGCGCCTCCGCGAAACGCTGGACCGGACAGTTCCCATCGCCGACCTCTTCCGCTTTTCCACGGTGTCGGCGCTGGCCGAGCACCTGGAGGGCGGGGAAGAGGGCGCCGGGCGGGGGCAGGCGGGCGCGGAGGGCCGCAGGCGGCGGGGGCGCGACCGCGCCGCCATCCGCCGGGCGCGGGCGGGACAGGGGGCAGGTGCGAGCGTGGGAGCGACACTCAAGGGAGACGATTCATGA